The sequence gcaaatatagcatggcagagtgtgaagaggggcaaaggcagcatggcagagagtgaagggggagcaaaagcagcatggcaaagagtgaagggggagcaaagatagcatggcacagtgtgaatgggggcaaagacagcatggtagagtatgaaggggggccaaagcagcatggcagagtgtgaaggggggccaaagcagcatatcagagtgtgaatggggccaaagcagcatggcagagtgtgaagcggggccaaagcagcatggcacagggtgatgaaggggggccaagagaaggggggggggcaaaagcagcatggtacagtgtgataaagagggACCAgaagaaggggggcaaaagcagcatggagggtgcatggagggcgcagtgtgatgataaggaggcacagcatggtgatgaagggacacagtaatgtgtgtgtgatggcacagcaggcttgtggcaatgtaatatgtgtgtgtggtaggtggtggctaattaatgggtgctattttgtttgtagggtgatggtggggcaatttaattttatagtggggtctattaatttaagatggggtggtttggggactattaattgaatgtggggctgagtttgaggagcatgaggtttatttattaaatgtgaatatgaattatttaatggcagtgacggttgctggaataggtatatttattatatgtatatgctATTAATCTATTGCAGGGGCTtatttgagggagggaaataggtttatttattaaatggaaatactattactttaatgttggagctggaggaagacctaattattaattgtgggtcctattgagttaacgccggggctggttggaattttctaaatgtgctaattttttttgccaaatatggcccccaacattccaggatccagacaagccacaactaaaaaaactagcagccacaggtggtgagaatgacaagaacaggtaggacagtctgtcaaatgttctgattctagcgggacaatcctgatttttggtgactgttctactcaatctaaggggcaggtcaagactgtgtactctttatatacacactgcattctttatatactacactatggtgctagctgtcctccgtgggctgaccactccccctctagtgtctggtctcgcctctatgatgtctggccacaccctctctggtgggctcctagcgttgcagtccccctgtGGTTTAATGGTTTAATAGCAAATAATCATGTTGTGAAATATCATATCTGACAGTGTATGCTCTGCTGTGTACTATTGCTCTGATTTCATTCCCATAGGATGAAGCCATGTGTTTCCAGTTACCAGAATCTGTAGATTTGGACTGCATGACATACTGCGTGGTGTATGACAGTCGAACTAATTCTTTGGATGGTGAAGGCAAGAGAATATTATTCACTACTTATCTTTTTAAAGCCACAGTGAAACAACATAGGTTTAACTTCCAAACTACTTCACAGGCCAAGCAATAGACTGTGCCACAGTCATGTCACAACTCTGTCGTCACCCAGTGATGGTGCTCAAAGGAGGCTATGAGGAATTCTCTGGCTACTACCACTTCTTCAGGTCTCAGAAGGTTTTTTGGATGCCTCAGGTAAACAGTAAGGGCATTCTAATCTTCTAAAAAATCTTGAGATGAATTTTATAGTTTGAGCAAACTTCAGGTCACAGGGTTGTCctgattttcattttaaaattattagaaGCTTTCTCTTGCCACTAGACGATGCAACCCAGGATGTTGTATTGTGATGAGCCTTGTCTACTGTTTGTAACAGTTATTGAAGTTATACAAGTTATGTAAAAGAGGGTTTAATAAAATTCTAATCATCCatgaatattttaacatttaaataatatacaagtgatgctaatatatgtagaaactcctgtaaataatatctatataatcaCTAAGTGCTGATGTCATCGTTTCTAATCTGTGAGGTTTAATgccatcacttcagtgttctttAGGAAAATTGGgtattataaagaatattgcACCCTCCTACTCtacattattacagatattagaagtcacttggAAATGTGTTATCTGTATAAAATGATTCAGGCTGTAGTGACTCACAATTTGAGAACTACAATTTACAGAAGGTAAATTAAAATTTCGTTTCTAGAGTTATTTACTTATGAAGGGtatgaattaattaaaaaatgtgttatttaattATTAGAAGAGATGAAAAAGAGAGTGTGCCTTGATTTCAGGTTACATTCAAAATTTATAAGAATGACTTTCTCACAGACTGTGTAAACCAAGCCGGGATTGTCAACACTTTTTGACTGAGATCAGTGACAAGTGATTTCTAAAGCTAAATGTATTTGAAAGTAATCTATAAAATGTGTATAATACActaatggcctgattcattaagtgtaAGTCCATTTACATGGctattttgtgttttttcaccCTGTGCATGCGAGAAACCGAAACATATGCCAAAGAACGCAATTCATGTTCCAAcataaatgacacttacgactgcatACAGAGGACAATAATTGTAGGGAGAAGGGGCATATCCACACACACAATCTAGCCACAATTTAAtaagtaattatattatttatctgaaaataattttgaatgtttttgtctgtgtgtgtgttgtctgtgtgtgtgttagggaatttagactgtaagccccaatggggcagggactgatgtggatgagttctctgtacagtgctgtggaatcagcgctatataaatagatgatgatgatgatgaatgttgaatttCTTCAGGCTCTCTAAACATTGTAAGATATTATGCTTCGTCCATTGAAGTTTGATAACACCATTGTTAAACTGATTTCTTCCTTTCCTATAGGAAATAGATGAATTTCAGCCATATCCTATTGAAATCATACCTGGTTTGCTGTACATGGGTAACCAACGGCAAGCCAATGACCACCACATTCAAAAAAATATGAAGATTAAATCTCAAGTTAACATTTCACTAGAATCTACAAATCTGTAAGTAAACATTCTGTAGATGATATGAGTAAATATAGTACTGTAAAATTGGTATACCATTTGTCAGTCGTCGGTTTTATACTCAAAAttgcttaaaataaaatacaattcctGTTCAAGCAACCCGTTAATTAAGGGACACTACCATGCAACAGTGTTTGTGTTCTatgcttttaaatataaatttgggCACTGTAATGTTACATATGTAAAACATCAATGTATGGTGTGTGTAGGCAGGCTGTATCCTAACAATAGCCTTGAAAATATCAGATGGTTTATCCCAAGTAGAATTAAATAAATGGGTGCGGATTACAGCCATTGCTGATAAAAGCAGTAAATTACATATTGAAAGTGGCAACGTTTGTGAAGCACTTGAATCCAATGTGTAAAAAAGGATGCTGGTACATTGAAAACATTGCTGCACTCCAATAAATAAACTAACAGGATGTGCTGCTGAGATTATTGCACAGCAGTCTGGTTTCACCTGTAGATATCGATTTCTTTGTTCAGTCAATGGATCTGGTGCAGACTCTGTTAGTACGCAGTAGGTATAATTGTTTTTTAGCACAGTGAAAAGGGACAAACTTTGAAAATGAGAAAGAAGAGCATTCATTCCAACAATAAAACCGGAAAAACTATGCCCCCTTAAATGTATGTTCAAATATACTTTATATGCAAACTTGATGATATCCAATTGATTTATTACTTATTCAACAAGATAGAACAGGGCAGGGTAAgacacaaaataaatcaataagtttgttttgtttttacaggtttttggggttttttttgggggggggaagggggggggggtaggataGATTCAGCATGCATCCAAGTGGCTTAAAAGTAAATCTGGCCACTTTAACTGCGTTTTTACTGACGAATGGACTGCTAAtgaccaatgctttatatttacaatatttaaagtttaaaataCACAGCTGTTTGACATTGCCTTATTTCCTAGATCTCTGATAAATGGACATGTGTTACACATAGCAGTACCAGAATCATGTGATGCAAATCTTCTACAGTTTTTCCTAAGCGCGTGCGGGTTTATTGGTAAGTCTTATGTGATTGTCCTAGTTTACGTATATGTGTTTAGAAGGCATTGAAGTAGAAGAGGTTCATCTTGTTGCTCACTGcaatatgatataataaaaaagcCAAAATCCTTCTCTGACAGctctacaaataaaatatttatcctACAATAGTTCTAAGACATTGACTTGCCTGTATTGCTCCCCTGTCATAGGATCGATCTAGGAACTTTTAAGAAACGCTTAACATAATCACACTATGGCAGTTGTATCATAATACATAGGCATACAAGTACAGTACAATACCGATCTCCTGGTAGTCAACCGTGTGGTTTTGGATTCAGGCTTAATCCATGGTAGCAAAACTTCTTTCCCATTACTGCCAGCAAGGCAGAGGTCACATTTCACACACTTTTAATGGGCACACTGTTATAAATATAATGGAATTTGGATAAATGAGACCCGCAGGGACTCAGAACAAAGGAAGGAGATTGCTGGTTCTCGCAGGTCCTTCAATGTAGCCTATGATTCTGTGGTCAGTCCAGCGGAAGCCGTAACCCCTGACCAGTCCTGACATCAACCTTCACAATTACCAAGTTTTCCTGCATTGTCCAGGCACAGCTTTTTATCTGGCCAATGGTTCCCTGCTTCAGGATGGTTCTCTTCTTCTGGCTCCCTGATGGGAAGTCCTTATTTCCCAGAATTGGATCATGCCTTCCGCGGTTACCAATTTGATGGCTCTTATCTCCCGAGGGCTGGAGTGTATGTCAGGCAATGCCCAACACTTTTCAGACCCCCTGCCAACAGCGGCTCTATGCTATCTGAAGATACCAGGTTACACAATGGTCTTATCAAGTGTGGCTATAGCTCTTTTACAGGCTTAGTACTGTTGCAAGCCTGAAATATTGTTTACACACacagggcatgattcattaaggaaagtacttttttttatttttttatttaagttttctcctggacaaaaccatgttacaatgcaaggggtgcatattagtttattatttcaaacataaggtaaatactggcttttgttccctatatcaactttaaattttagtgtacaagctatacaagctatcaagtatttgtgtgcaacatgaaaaaatagacagtatatatcttatgtacaaaataataaactaatttgcaacccttgcattgcaaaatggtatTGTCCAGAAAACTCAAATTTTTTACCTAACTTTCTTTAGTGAATCAGTCCCacaatatgcaatacaaaagcataCAATGAAACCTGGAAGGGGTATCTGAAGGAAAGTAGGTTGTGGTGGGCTTAACTACTGACCATGCTGGTACCTGCCTCCACCTGGAGAAATCTGTGAGACAAAAAGAGTGAAAAGAACACCTGACCAAAGTCCCGACTTGAGTAAAATCAAAATGAGGTGCGGCCATGGTGAGCTAAAACTAACCCTTTGTTTTGACACACCTAAAATAAACATGTTCATTTCCTTGTGACATGTTACATTATTATTGTAGATGTTTTGATTGAGTGACTTCAGATATGTAAAAGCAaactaataatatttaaaatgcataagTAATAAAAATGTCTTAATATAAGTATTACTCTAATCTCTCTGTTTTCTTACTCAAGATTTCTGGaaaacaccatgttacaatgcaaggtgtgcaaattagttattattttgcacataaggaaaatactggctgtcttttcatgtagcacacaaatacttagcttatttgtacactgaaatttaaagttgatctaggacatgccctacctcaaatagaaatatgccatcacattttaaatttacctcctcctccaatgcaacatggttttgtctaacttacttttgcttatctttccttaatgaatcaggcgctctGTCATGTTTTCTGATATCTTTGTTTTTTCTAGATTCTCATATGGCGCCAAACTGTGCTGTACTTGTCTCTTCTGATTTGGGAATCAGCCGCAGCAGTACTATGGTGATAGCATTTATCATCCATTACAGAAAGTGCACCCTCCAGGTAATCTGCAGATGACCGTTATAGCCTGTCCACCTACATCTTAATGTCAGTTTGTTATAGTTTCATAGAGACTGTAAACATTTTTAGATGTCCCCTCAACTTCCATTAAATGGTTTTCCACTTGTGAGGCAAGCAAAACGTTAACAGTAAGCTTTATACGATCAGATCACTTTTATGTATTGGTTTGTACACACTGTACTGtaacatttagtaaataaacagCCTTATATTTCTAGCTTCCTTCTGTGCTGTTTCAGCCACATAGTCAAGTAcactatgtttgtttgtttttccttctATTGGTTCCGACTTGTCCCTAAGAGCTCACAATCCTCCCAAATCGTGCCCTGATCAGCCCATCCCCGCTCTCATGAAGCCCCTTTCTGATCCCAAAAGCCAGGAGTGTTGGGAGGTACGCAAGTGCCTACTTTGATGAAGTCATAATTTCTTAGTACAAAATGTTCCTTATTGAAGCGATTCgcgaagccccccccccccctacacccctcttcagtgatctcccagaGGGAGACAgccaaatgtaggcaagtatggaatgAAGTCTTATAAGTCATGCAATGGTGTtgtggtgttttgtttttaatgcacTTATTTCTATACAAAAATGATGTTTGTTCTAAAAACCCCACACATACAGTCTCAAGCCTCTAGTACaggcaagccccagcatgctttgccagtagattgcCGGCAGATAGCTGCACAGAGGTTGGCTGAAGTCCTGATGCTACATTCTGGAGGCACCCAGCACGGCACCGGATTTCCTTCTCAATTATTAGTATTTTCTTGGCAAATCCAATAATGATTAAAAACCACAAATGTGTGCATTCAAATGTTTATGGTACTTTGTATAAGTGATAGAAAGAGCATCAGGCAATAGAATGGCTAGGAGAACTCCTGTATATGACCCGCTGATCTGATGTTGTTTCTTACTTTTTCAGGAAGCTTGGAATCATGTTCTTCAGTGCAAAACCAACATGAGACCAAACAGAGGGTTTGTGCAGCAACTGTCAGAATGGGAAAAAACAATTGTAGGGCAGCAGATCACTGACATATCGGATCCTAAGTTTTGATATGTATTTTTGACAGTATTGTGATGGATGCATCAGTGTTCACGGGATAGACAGAGCTCTGGCATGATATACTAAAGCATCAGTGTTCATACATCATTAGTTAACTGGTATACCCTTATTTACATTCTTTAACAGGAAAGGAAACAGATGTTTTTATGTATAGCTGTGTCAGTTATGAAACATTCATTAATCTCTGCTGCAGCATTTTCAGAATTGCTTTTATGACGCAATATACAGATTGCCACATTACAATATTTTGTTgagttatttatgttttttttaaccttttggtTAAGAAAGCAATTTCACTTGGACACAATCTAATCACAATATCCTTAAATTTCTGTTTTTAAAACTCAGCGTTCAGTGGTTGCAATTACTTTTCCAAAATTAgtcgggggaaaaaaaaactataaaaggtACTGAACAAAACCTTtagtaaatatttgtaaaaaagtggattttcttttcattttcactAATGGGAAAAACATGTATTAAACGGAAACAACAACGCAACTAGTAAATTAGAAGTTGTGATTTATAGTAatactattatattttaatatttacatttatggcATTTACCCTTTCAAGACAGAATTTAACAACGTTCTAGACTTTGTCACTGCACAGGAAAACACAAACTAGCTGCCAAGGACAACTTTTTGATGTTTTTTAAATGCTCAGCTAAAACCTTTCTTTTAACACATCTCTTGGGCTATCCCACCAGCTGTTCTTTCCTTCAGGCCTGGACCCAGATGTGGAGATCTCAGAGGCATGACATGCAAACATGTGGCCAGAGACAGCTATTTTAAGTACTAAACGTAGTAGCCTTATTTCCCCAAATGCATGAAGGATggtgggggagaggggcacatgtGCGAGTCTTAATATGAATTTTATGAAACCCCTGTAAAAGACCAACTCATGCATATTGTAAACATATCCACTAGCCAGGAGATGGCAGTATTTTCCCCATGTTTTCCTCTGGTAATTTTATTCAAAAAGTACTTTAAATATAACACAGTTTAAAGTGTTGTTTGCATTACTTCGGCCTCAGTATTATCAGGTGCTGTTTATATAATGTCcctcattgttttattttaacatcACTCTTTAGTTATTTGTCATAAAACTAAACATAAAACATCATGGCTTGTGGTCAGAGAGGACAGGACACCTAATTCATACTCcgggagtacagatcatgtgacagagggtaggaggggggcgtgataacgtcattacgtcactatagccccgcctttaccataaaatacaaaaattcacAGTATTGactagcgggggcggggcttaaatatgtgattaagccccgccccctgctattcGATGCcctgaatttcggcattttacagggttcgggagttttgcctactcttccgggagatcGTGAGGActtcccgaaattcgggagcctcccgaaaattccaggaaagtaggcaagtatgaccgaATTGAGAAACTAATATACATCAACGCTTTCTTCTAACAATATAGAGAAAGCCAAATACATGAGGATGgtataaatcaggcctgtccaacctgcggccctccaggtgttgtgaaactacaagccccagcatgctttgccagtagacaacctgttgatagctggaagggcatgctgggacttgtagtttcacaacatctggagggccgcaggttggacaggcctggtataaATTGTACTAAAATCAACATCTATAACCTTTATTCTGCTGATACAATAATACTATGTTAAGAGGTAAGGTAAGGAGAGTTCAGTACATTCTTATTAATGACAAATTACATTgataatttgtttttcttctggCAGCTCTTTCATTAATACATGCATTAACACATTTCTACTACATATATCTGCAGCAAGTACTTGTTGTAAGAAGAATAGACAGAACTAAGCTGCATACTGCATGAATGGTATTTGCTTACA is a genomic window of Mixophyes fleayi isolate aMixFle1 chromosome 2, aMixFle1.hap1, whole genome shotgun sequence containing:
- the STYXL1 gene encoding serine/threonine/tyrosine-interacting-like protein 1 isoform X1, producing the protein MLAWRNMGELVLCTATELYNILNQSTKFSRLAEPNYLCLLDARSKREYNESHIITARRAKQDEAMCFQLPESVDLDCMTYCVVYDSRTNSLDGEGQAIDCATVMSQLCRHPVMVLKGGYEEFSGYYHFFRSQKVFWMPQEIDEFQPYPIEIIPGLLYMGNQRQANDHHIQKNMKIKSQVNISLESTNLSLINGHVLHIAVPESCDANLLQFFLSACGFIDSHMAPNCAVLVSSDLGISRSSTMVIAFIIHYRKCTLQEAWNHVLQCKTNMRPNRGFVQQLSEWEKTIVGQQITDISDPKF
- the STYXL1 gene encoding serine/threonine/tyrosine-interacting-like protein 1 isoform X2; translated protein: MGELVLCTATELYNILNQSTKFSRLAEPNYLCLLDARSKREYNESHIITARRAKQDEAMCFQLPESVDLDCMTYCVVYDSRTNSLDGEGQAIDCATVMSQLCRHPVMVLKGGYEEFSGYYHFFRSQKVFWMPQEIDEFQPYPIEIIPGLLYMGNQRQANDHHIQKNMKIKSQVNISLESTNLSLINGHVLHIAVPESCDANLLQFFLSACGFIDSHMAPNCAVLVSSDLGISRSSTMVIAFIIHYRKCTLQEAWNHVLQCKTNMRPNRGFVQQLSEWEKTIVGQQITDISDPKF